Part of the Grimontia kaedaensis genome is shown below.
TAGAAGCAGGTTTGTCCGCAACGCACGTGTTTACTAATGAAGGTGGCTCAATTGGTTCTAGTGGTGCCGATGAATGGAACCTGATCGACAGAGAAGGCCGAGTGTTCCCGCATCACGCTGAGATCGTTGAAATCGATGGCGAGCTTTGTCTGCTAGATGTTCGCGGCGCGAGCTACATGAATGGCGCCACGATTCCCGTGGGCGCAGGCAAATCCGCGCGTTTGAAAGACAATGACATAGTCCTGATTGGCCCTTACCAAATCCGCATTCACTTAAGCGCTGCTGGCTCAGATGGCTCGGGCAAGCAGCACGGACTAGAGAGTGTTTTCCTGACGGAAAAAGACGCGACGCAGATTGGTGCCGAACGCGAAGACAGTGATGTTGAAAACCCTGATGACGCGGTAATTGATGACCCCTTGGCAGCACTTGACGCTGCGGCTCCCCAAATTTCTTCTGGTGATGACCCATTGAGCGAGCACCAGGAAATGTCTGCTGAGCAGTTGAAAGAAAGCTACCTGCTGGCAAAAGACACCGAATGGCATGGCGCAGAGAAAACCGTTCATGCAGACAGCGAATACGAAATGAGTTCAGCGATCACGCTGAAACGGACTTTACCCTATGAGGATGCCCTGATGGATGACAAAACCCTTGAACGCCTGGAACAAGAAGTAGGGCGTGACTACGCAAATGCTGACAAGTCAGAAAACGCTTATGGCGAAAACGGATTCAGTGGTTTTGCATCAGGCGAATATGGCAGCGAGGCATCATCGGAAGACGGCAATCACTTGGTAACAGGCCCCATCTTCCGTGGTCTTGGCGTTCAGGCGGGGAACAGCAGCAACATGGCTGAAATGCAGGCACTGTCAGAAGAAATGGGCGCTTCCCTACAATCTGCGATCCGTGGCCTTTTAGCGTTGCATCAGCAGGTCGAAGAAAGCCGCTTTGGCATGATGAACAAGAACCTTCAACCTATTGAAGACAACCCACTTCGCCTTGGTCTGCCCTATGAAGAAACGGTTGAAACCATGTTTGATCGTGACCGCAGTATGGTTCACCTATCTGCCCCTTCAGCGATCAGCGAAAGCTTGACTAACATCCAACACCATAACGAAGCCGTGCAAAGCGCCACCGTGGAAGCACTAGGCCAAATTCTCCGTGCATTCTCGCCGGAGGTGCTGATGCGCCGATTCAGTGCTTATCGCCGTCCTGGTGAAGTGTCGCCAGAGTCTGCAGATGCATGGGCATGGAATATGTACAAAAACTACTACAAGGAACTGACTTCAGACCGTCAGCGTGGCTTTGAAAAGTTGTTCTGGGAAATCTTTGATCAGGCTTACGACAGAAAGATTCGTGAGAAACAGCTGGAGGTATAAGGCGATGAAACGTCTGCTAGGTTGCTTTCTGTTACTCACGCTTTTTGGTTGTTCGAGCAGCGATGAAGCGCTGCCAAAAGATCAACCGACAACGGTGACGTTCAGTTTAGTGGCGACACAAAAGGTCAATCCCAACATCAGTGGCGATGCGACACCGATTGAAGTGCAGATCTTTGAACTGGAAGATGACTCCATGTTCCTGGCGTCAGGCTTTGACCAACTGGCAGGCGATGCTGAAGCCGCGCTGAAAAGTAATTATGTCGACCATCGGGATTTCTCTTTGATTCCGGGGCAATTCAAATTTATCGACCATTTTGAAATCGATGAAGCGACGCGCTACATCTCCGTGATGGCGCGCTTCTCTGACCCAGATGTCAGTGATTGGAAAAAAGTCGTCAAGGTTCTGCCGGTCGGTCGGGTTTACCACCTGCTTATGTACTTCGATGGTACCGAAGTGGTTCTGGATAAAGTGGAGTAAAAATGTCAGCGAGAAACCGGGTTGTCTGGAACGAAGGGCTTTT
Proteins encoded:
- the tagH gene encoding type VI secretion system-associated FHA domain protein TagH; translation: MSQHYPKIEQESRLQQATLTVTNTQNLEAGLSATHVFTNEGGSIGSSGADEWNLIDREGRVFPHHAEIVEIDGELCLLDVRGASYMNGATIPVGAGKSARLKDNDIVLIGPYQIRIHLSAAGSDGSGKQHGLESVFLTEKDATQIGAEREDSDVENPDDAVIDDPLAALDAAAPQISSGDDPLSEHQEMSAEQLKESYLLAKDTEWHGAEKTVHADSEYEMSSAITLKRTLPYEDALMDDKTLERLEQEVGRDYANADKSENAYGENGFSGFASGEYGSEASSEDGNHLVTGPIFRGLGVQAGNSSNMAEMQALSEEMGASLQSAIRGLLALHQQVEESRFGMMNKNLQPIEDNPLRLGLPYEETVETMFDRDRSMVHLSAPSAISESLTNIQHHNEAVQSATVEALGQILRAFSPEVLMRRFSAYRRPGEVSPESADAWAWNMYKNYYKELTSDRQRGFEKLFWEIFDQAYDRKIREKQLEV
- the tssJ gene encoding type VI secretion system lipoprotein TssJ: MKRLLGCFLLLTLFGCSSSDEALPKDQPTTVTFSLVATQKVNPNISGDATPIEVQIFELEDDSMFLASGFDQLAGDAEAALKSNYVDHRDFSLIPGQFKFIDHFEIDEATRYISVMARFSDPDVSDWKKVVKVLPVGRVYHLLMYFDGTEVVLDKVE